In the Caballeronia sp. LZ062 genome, one interval contains:
- a CDS encoding NADP-dependent malic enzyme: MTTPANTKLREAALDYHEFPTPGKIAIAPTKQMINQRDLALAYSPGVAFACEAIVEDPLNAARFTARSNLVGVVSNGTAVLGLGNIGPLASKPVMEGKAVLFKKFAGIDVFDIELNESDPHKLVDVIAALEPTFGGINLEDIKAPDCFIVEREARKRMKIPVFHDDQHGTAIVVAAAITNGLKVVGKDIAEVKLVASGAGAAALACLDLLVDLGMKLENIFVTDLAGVVYKGRVELMDPDKERFARETSARTLAEVIEGADVFLGLSAGGVLKQDMVKGMAAKPLILALANPTPEILPELALEVRPDAVLATGRTDYPNQVNNVLCFPFIFRGALDAGATTITKEMEIAAVNAIAELARQEQSDIVATAYGIQDLSFGPEYLIPKPFDPRLIVKIAPAVAKAAMECGVATRPIEDMDAYEQHLQQFVYHSGTTMKPVFQLARSVEPEKKRIVFAEGEEERVLRAVQIAVDEKIAKPILIGRPAVIQQRITKFGLRLTPGVDFTVVDTDHDERYRDFWQTYYAMMARKGISQQMAKLEMRRRTTLIGSMLVKKGEADGMICGTVSTTHRHLHFIDQVIGKKDGCNVYAAMNALVLPGRQIFIVDTHVNVDPTPEQLAEITILAAEEVKRFGIMPKIALLSHSNFGTSNAPTAQKMRDVLAILKERAPDLDVDGEMHGDVALDARLRREVLPESTLEGDANLLILPNIDAANISYNLLKTAAGNNIAIGPILLGAAKPVHVLTASATVRRIVNMTALLVADASAAR, from the coding sequence ATGACGACTCCCGCCAATACGAAGTTGCGCGAAGCCGCGCTCGATTATCACGAGTTTCCGACGCCCGGCAAAATCGCGATCGCCCCGACCAAGCAGATGATCAACCAGCGCGATCTCGCGCTGGCGTACTCGCCGGGTGTGGCGTTCGCGTGCGAAGCGATCGTCGAAGATCCGCTGAACGCCGCGCGATTCACGGCGCGCAGCAATCTCGTCGGTGTGGTGTCGAACGGCACGGCTGTGCTCGGGCTCGGCAACATCGGGCCGCTCGCCTCCAAGCCGGTCATGGAAGGCAAGGCGGTGCTCTTCAAGAAGTTCGCGGGCATCGACGTGTTCGACATCGAGCTGAACGAAAGCGACCCGCATAAGCTCGTCGATGTGATCGCCGCGCTGGAGCCGACTTTCGGCGGCATCAATCTGGAAGACATCAAGGCGCCGGACTGCTTCATCGTCGAGCGCGAGGCGCGCAAGCGCATGAAGATTCCCGTGTTCCACGACGACCAGCACGGCACGGCCATCGTCGTCGCGGCCGCCATCACGAACGGGCTGAAGGTGGTCGGCAAGGATATCGCTGAAGTGAAGCTCGTCGCATCCGGCGCGGGCGCGGCGGCGCTCGCGTGTCTCGATCTGCTCGTCGATCTCGGCATGAAGCTCGAGAACATCTTCGTGACGGATCTGGCGGGAGTGGTCTACAAGGGCCGCGTCGAACTCATGGACCCGGACAAGGAACGCTTCGCCCGCGAAACCAGCGCGCGCACGCTCGCCGAAGTGATCGAAGGCGCGGACGTGTTTCTCGGCCTCTCGGCGGGCGGCGTCCTGAAGCAGGACATGGTGAAGGGCATGGCCGCGAAGCCGCTGATTCTCGCGCTCGCCAATCCGACGCCGGAAATCCTGCCGGAGCTCGCGCTGGAAGTGCGTCCGGACGCGGTGCTCGCCACCGGCCGCACGGACTACCCGAATCAGGTCAACAACGTGCTGTGCTTTCCGTTCATCTTCCGTGGCGCGCTGGATGCCGGCGCGACGACGATCACGAAGGAAATGGAAATTGCCGCGGTGAACGCGATCGCCGAACTCGCGCGTCAGGAGCAGAGCGATATCGTCGCGACGGCGTATGGCATTCAGGACTTGTCGTTCGGGCCGGAGTATCTGATTCCGAAGCCGTTCGATCCGCGTCTCATCGTGAAGATCGCGCCTGCTGTGGCGAAAGCCGCGATGGAGTGCGGCGTGGCGACGCGTCCGATTGAAGACATGGACGCCTACGAGCAGCACTTGCAGCAGTTCGTCTACCACAGCGGCACGACGATGAAGCCCGTGTTCCAGCTCGCGCGCAGCGTGGAGCCGGAGAAAAAGCGCATCGTGTTCGCGGAAGGCGAGGAAGAGCGCGTGCTGCGCGCCGTGCAGATCGCCGTCGACGAGAAGATCGCGAAGCCCATTCTCATCGGCCGTCCGGCGGTCATTCAGCAGCGCATCACGAAGTTCGGCCTGCGCCTCACGCCGGGCGTCGATTTCACCGTGGTCGACACCGACCACGACGAGCGTTATCGCGACTTCTGGCAGACCTATTACGCGATGATGGCGCGCAAGGGCATCAGCCAGCAAATGGCGAAGCTGGAAATGCGCCGCCGCACCACGCTGATCGGCTCCATGCTCGTCAAGAAAGGCGAAGCCGACGGCATGATCTGCGGCACGGTGAGCACGACGCATCGTCACCTGCACTTCATCGATCAGGTGATCGGCAAGAAGGACGGCTGCAACGTCTACGCCGCGATGAACGCGCTCGTGCTGCCGGGCCGCCAGATTTTCATCGTCGATACGCACGTGAATGTCGACCCGACGCCCGAGCAACTCGCCGAGATTACGATTCTCGCGGCGGAAGAAGTGAAGCGCTTCGGCATCATGCCGAAGATCGCGTTGCTGTCGCATTCGAACTTCGGCACGAGCAACGCGCCGACCGCGCAGAAGATGCGCGACGTGCTCGCCATCCTGAAAGAGCGCGCGCCCGATCTCGACGTGGACGGCGAGATGCACGGCGACGTGGCGCTGGATGCACGGTTGCGCCGCGAAGTGCTCCCAGAATCGACGCTGGAAGGCGACGCGAATCTTCTGATCCTGCCGAACATCGACGCGGCGAATATCTCGTACAACTTGCTCAAGACGGCGGCGGGCAACAACATCGCTATCGGGCCGATTCTGCTCGGCGCGGCCAAGCCCGTGCACGTGCTGACGGCATCGGCGACGGTGCGGCGCATCGTCAACATGACGGCGTTGCTGGTGGCGGACGCATCGGCGGCGCGCTGA
- a CDS encoding ribonuclease, with translation MKRATALACIVALGAFLGGCGKDDSRSAADTATRAKPAEQAIAVEPAKIQPDASRSSAVQTRQARNDDFSTVAVAQLPRQAVETLRLIQAGGPFPYEKDGVVFGNRERLLPRRTRGYYHEYTVPTPRARDRGARRIVCGGPKRQIEDCYYSDDHYASFKRIAG, from the coding sequence GTGAAGCGCGCAACGGCACTTGCCTGCATCGTCGCACTCGGCGCCTTCTTGGGCGGCTGCGGCAAGGACGATTCCCGAAGCGCGGCTGACACGGCAACGCGCGCCAAGCCGGCGGAACAGGCAATCGCGGTCGAGCCGGCGAAGATTCAGCCGGACGCCAGCCGGTCGTCGGCAGTCCAGACCCGGCAAGCGCGCAACGACGACTTCTCAACCGTGGCCGTTGCGCAATTGCCGAGGCAGGCGGTCGAGACACTGCGGTTGATCCAGGCGGGCGGGCCTTTCCCTTACGAGAAAGACGGCGTCGTGTTCGGCAACCGCGAACGCTTGCTGCCACGGCGCACGCGCGGCTATTACCACGAATACACAGTCCCCACGCCCCGAGCGCGGGATCGCGGCGCGCGCCGGATCGTGTGCGGCGGCCCCAAGCGGCAGATCGAGGATTGTTACTACTCGGACGACCACTACGCCAGTTTTAAACGCATTGCGGGATAA